A window from Drosophila yakuba strain Tai18E2 chromosome 3L, Prin_Dyak_Tai18E2_2.1, whole genome shotgun sequence encodes these proteins:
- the LOC6535117 gene encoding delta-1-pyrroline-5-carboxylate dehydrogenase, mitochondrial, producing the protein MLRMLRSFSKCTSLQQSAVKSSSRCLGSVIPDLNLKDFPIANEPILGYRKDSKERKALEQALKGTASSCEDIPIVIGGKEYKTSEIRYQVMPHDHQHKLATFYYADKKLIEKAIKTAVETQPKWDRVSIADRLKIWEKAADLMATTYRQDLNAATMLGQSKTAIQAEIDSAAELIDFIRMNAYFLKEITKYQPISENIKVTKNSLRYRGIDGFIAAVSPFNFTAIGGNLSYTPALMGNGVLWKPSDTAILSNWIIFKIMREAGVPDGVVNFVPADGPVFGDTITASPHLAGINFTGSVPTFNRLWKQVGNNIDSYVNFPRLTGECGGKNFHFIHASADVESVVTSTIRSAFEYCGQKCSACSRMYVPESLWPQIKEGLLREAAKLKIGDVQDFSSFTSAVIDDKAFKRITGYIEHAKKSPNLEILAGGTYSDSKGYFVNPTIVLSKDPKDRIMTEEIFGPVLSIYVYKESDLLETMKLVHTSTKFALTGAVFGQDEDFVKCALQEFKMAAGNFYINDKSTGSVVGQQPFGGGRMSGTNDKAGGPHYILRWSSPQSIKETFVPLRDVNYPYMCE; encoded by the exons ATGTTGCGAATGCTGCGAAGTTTCTCCAAATGCACAAGTCTGCAGCAGAGCGCGGTGAAAAG tTCCTCTCGCTGTCTGGGTTCTGTAATACCGGATCTCAATCTGAAGGACTTCCCGATCGCCAATGAGCCGATCCTGGGATATCGCAAGGACTCTAAGGAGCGTAAGGCCCTCGAGCAGGCTCTGAAGGGCACGGCCTCGAGCTGCGAAGACATCCCCATCGTGATCGGCGGCAAGGAGTACAAGACGTCGGAGATTCGATACCAGGTTATGCCCCATGACCACCAACACAAGCTGGCCACCTTCTACTACGCCGATAAGAAGCTCATCGAGAAGGCCATCAAAACGGCGGTGGAAACACAACCCAAGTGGGATCGAGTGTCGATTGCAGACCGCCTGAAGATCTGGGAGAAGGCAGCAGACCTAATGGCAACGACGTACCGCCAGGATCTCAACGCTGCCACCATGCTGGGTCAGTCCAAGACGGCGATCCAAGCGGAAATCGATTCAGCAGCGGAGCTCATCGACTTTATACG AATGAATGCCTATTTTCTGAAGGAGATCACTAAGTACCAGCCTATCAGCGAGAACATAAAGGTCACAAAGAACTCTTTGCGCTATCGTGGCATTGATGGTTTCATCGCCGCTGTCAGCCCCTTTAACTTTACGGCTATAGGAGGCAACTTGTCCTACACGCCAGCTCTGATG GGAAACGGTGTGCTGTGGAAACCCTCGGACACTGCCATACTGTCCAACTGGATTATTTTCAAGATTATGCGCGAAGCGGGAGTGCCAGATGGAGTCGTCAACTTTGTGCCTGCCGATGGTCCCGTGTTTGGGGACACGATTACGGCCAGTCCCCACCTGGCAGGAATCAATTTCACGGGCTCTGTGCC AACCTTTAACCGCCTGTGGAAGCAGGTGGGCAACAACATTGACAGCTATGTAAACTTTCCTCGCTTGACTGGTGAGTGTGGCGGCAAGAATTTCCACTTTATACATGCATCAGCCGATGTTGAGTCAGTGGTTACATCCACGATACGCTCAGCATTTGAGTACTGCGGCCAGAAGTGTTCCGCCTGCTCGCGCATGTATGTGCCTGAATCCCTGTGGCCACAG ATCAAGGAGGGCCTGCTACGAGAGGCAGCCAAGCTGAAGATTGGCGACGTTCAAGACTTCAGCAGCTTCACGTCGGCTGTGATTGATGACAAAGCATTTAAACGCATTACGGGCTACATTGAGCATGCCAAAAAATCCCCGAACCTCGAAATTCTCGCCGGCGGCACTTACTCAGACAGCAAGGGCTACTTTGTCAACCCGACTATTGTTCTCAGCAAGGATCCCAAGGACCGCATTATGACCGAGGAGATCTTCGGTCCCGTGCTGTCAATTTATGTGTACAAGGAGTCGGACCTCCTTGAGACCATGAAGCTGGTGCACACCTCTACGAAGTTTGCTTTAACCGGAGCAGTATTCGGGCAGGATGA GGATTTCGTCAAGTGCGCTCTGCAGGAGTTTAAAATGGCCGCTGGAAACTTCTACATCAACGACAAGTCCACTGGATCCGTGGTGGGCCAGCAGCCATTCGGAGGCGGACGAATGTCCGGCACCAATGACAAGGCCGGAGGACCACATTATATTCTGCGTTGGTCCTCTCCGCAATCCATCAAGGAGACCTTTGTACCACTGCGGGACGTCAACTATCCATACATGTGCGAGTAA
- the LOC6539811 gene encoding shematrin-like protein 1, which translates to MSVKQTSSSSCYWFGLVLVAMILQPSASQYYGYPYYGGANAGAGAGSGYGSIYGSGMYGYPYNYGGYPYYSYPGYNPYSMYGGYGQYGYPYGGYPYGGNNMNVAYASSSGGFATASAGGSGYYG; encoded by the exons ATGTCAGTGAAACAGACGAGCAGCTCCTCATGTTATTGGTTTGGTTTAGTTCTGGTCGCGATGATCCTGCAGCCCTCGGCGAGCCAATACTATGGATATCCCTACTACGGCGGGGCTAATGCGGGAGCAGGAGCGGGATCGGGATATGGCAGCATATACGGCAGTGGCATGTACGGATACCCCTACAACTACGGCGGATATCCGTACTACTCGTACCCCGGCTATAACCCGTACTCAATGTACGGCGGATACGGACAGTACGGGTATCCCTATGGGGGATATCCCTATGGTGGGAACAACATGA ACGTGGCCTACGCCAGCAGCAGTGGAGGATTCGCAACAGCAAGTGCGGGCGGAAGCGGATACTACGGCTAA